One segment of Salvelinus fontinalis isolate EN_2023a chromosome 12, ASM2944872v1, whole genome shotgun sequence DNA contains the following:
- the LOC129867663 gene encoding putative claudin-24 — MDLCASTLELLGMVVYMAAWLCALATTLMPQWLTLSTDLLLTESYELGLWETCVVQDMGGMECRPYDSLLGLPQDIKVARVFMCISLTVGLLGLLLAIPGLYLVNSFSQGLEGCRAKRIMKVAGGVLGMLAGVLCLVPVSYVAHLTVMRYFDESVPEVVPRWEFGDALFCGWVGGFLLLVAGLLLFASCLGPLADHSRGPQADYYGAPQADHSRGPRTDYYGAPQAQSPKRNEVRSTDHSSRKPPEYV, encoded by the coding sequence ATGGACCTGTGTGCCTCCACTTTGGAGCTGTTGGGGATGGTAGTGTACATGGCAGCCTGGCTGTGTGCTCTGGCCACCACCCTGATGCCACAGTGGCTGACCCTGTCCACAGACCTCTTGCTCACAGAGAGCTATGAGCTGGGTCTCTGGGAGACCTGTGTGGTCCAGGACATGGGGGGGATGGAGTGTCGACCCTACGACAGCCTGCTGGGCCTGCCTCAGGACATCAAGGTGGCCCGTGTCTTCATGTGTATCTCCCTGACTGTGGGCCTGCTGGGCCTGCTGCTGGCTATCCCTGGTCTTTACCTGGTCAACAGCTTCAGCCAGGGGCTGGAGGGCTGCAGGGCCAAGAGGATCATGAAGGTGGCAGGAGGGGTGCTGGGGATGCTAGCTGGGGTGCTGTGTCTGGTCCCTGTTTCCTACGTCGCCCACTTGACGGTAATGCGTTACTTTGATGAGTCAGTGCCGGAGGTGGTGCCACGCTGGGAGTTTGGTGATGCCCTGTTCTGCGGCTGGGTGGGGGGGTTCCTCCTGCTGGTGGCGGGATTACTCCTGTTTGCATCCTGTCTGGGGCCTCTGGCAGACCATTCCAGGGGACCTCAGGCAGACTATTATGGAGCCCCCCAAGCAGATCATTCCAGGGGACCTCGGACAGACTATTACGGAGCACCCCAGGCACAATCGCCGAAGAGAAACGAGGTCCGGAGTACGGATCACTCCTCCAGGAAACCTCCAGAGTATGTCTGA